A single genomic interval of Oncorhynchus keta strain PuntledgeMale-10-30-2019 unplaced genomic scaffold, Oket_V2 Un_contig_25345_pilon_pilon, whole genome shotgun sequence harbors:
- the LOC127922336 gene encoding uncharacterized protein LOC127922336: MIRPRTIYLAALIRPRTIDIAVLIIPRTIYIAALIRPRTIDIAVLIRPRTIYIAALIRPRTIDIAVLIRHRTIDIAALIRPRTIDIAALIRPRTIDIAALIRPRTIHIALIRPRTIDIAALIRPRTIDLAALIRPRTIDLAALIRPRTIDIAALIRPRTIDLAALIRPRTIDLAALIRLRTIDLALIRPRTIHIALIRPRTIDIAALIRPRTIDIAALIRPRTIDIAALIRPRTIDIAALIIPRTIYIALIRPRTIDTALIIPRTVDIAALIRPRTIDIEALIRHRTIDIAALLRPRTIDTALIRPRTIHIALIRPRTIDIADSVQK; the protein is encoded by the exons atgattagacccagaaccatatatctagcagctctgattagacccagaaccatagatatagcagttcTGATTATACCCAGAACCATatatatagcagctctgattagacccagaaccatagatatagcagttctgattagacccagaaccatatatatagcagctctgattagacccagaaccatagatatagcagttcTGATTAGacacagaaccatagatatagcagctctgattagacccagaaccatagatatagcagctctgattagacccagaaccatagatatagcagctctgattagacccagaaccatacacatagctctgattagacccagaaccatagatatagcagctctgattagacccagaaccatagatctagcagctctgattagacccagaaccatagatttagcagctctgattagacccagaaccatagatatagcagctctgattagacccagaaccatag atctagcagctctgattagacccagaaccatagatttagcagctctgattagactcagaaccatagatctagctctgattagacccagaaccatacacatagctctgattagacccagaaccatagatatagcagctctgattagacccagaaccatagatatagcagctctgattagacccagaaccatagatatagcagctctgattagacccagaaccatagatatagcagctctgattataCCCAGAACCATATAtatagctctgattagacccagaaccatagatacagCTCTGATTATACCCAGAACcgtagatatagcagctctgattagacccagaaccatagatatagaagCTCTGATTAGacacagaaccatagatatagcagctctgcttagacccagaaccatagatacagctctgattagacccagaaccatacacatagctctgattagacccagaaccatagatatagca GACTCtgttcagaagtag